The region CGGCCGGTTCAAGGCCCTCGATCTTAGAGTCCTTGTTCACTTTCACTTTGATTTGATCTTTAGAATTGTAAGTTCCGATCAAGGCGTTCTTGTGGATATAAATTCGGTCGGCTTGTTTTGGATAGTTTTTGATTTCTAAACCGTAGGTAAAGACTCCGCCGTATTTCCCCTGGAAATGAAGACGGGGATTTTTCAAAGGTACATCGATTTGCCACAAATCAATCGGTTCTGCGATTGATTTTTGAAATCCCAAAGCCTTTGTCATGGAACCGTACTCAATGCCTGGGATTAATTTCGAGTCGCCAAGGGGCGCAGGTAAGGCGCCTTTGAAAGTGACCGAACCCTTTTGTTCGCTTTCGATATAGTCTTTCAAATTTAAATCGATCGGTTCAGACATAAATTCATATGTCGCTCCTGATTTTATGGTTGCAAGAAATCCTGCGGGGGCGCCGACCGCCACTTCGATCTCGCCTTTAAGCTTTTTGCGTTCTTCGTTCAATGCGATAACTCGGGGTTGAGTGTCGGACTTTGTAAAATCAAGAGTCACCACGTCGTCTTTGATCTCGACACCATAATTCTGAGTACAGATTGCCGTGAAGCCTTTTTCGATTTCTGATCTTAAGCAAAAACGGAAGTGGCTGCCGGATTGCCATTGGGGACCTTTAGCACCTTTAAGTTCAGCAAATCTCCAGTCGCCAGATTTATCCAAAACCACCTTCCAAAGCTCTTTACCATAGCTGTCGATGATTGAAAGGTCCCCCGACGGAATGATGGTTGTATCCCACTGGATGCGCAGTTGTTTTTCTTGGATCGATGCTTTCAATGAATCGTTATTGAAAACATAATCCGCAATTTTCAAGGAACGACCGTTGTCAGATTTCAGGTCGTACGAAATCACCGGAGTTTTGATTTTAACGTTCGGTTCCTCGACTGCAAAGAATACTGGACGAGTGTAGTCGTCTGATTCCTTCGCTTCTTTAACTTCTGTCACAGAAGTTAAAGAAGAGGCAGGGCTCGGAGCTGTCGTAACAGCTGGCGCAACTGCCGCGGTCGGTGTTGAAGAGGAGGTAGCCTCGGGTGCAGAAGCAGTTACTTTATTAGTTGTCTTAGATTTTTTCTTAGTGGATTTGGCTGAAGATGTTTGCGCAAACGCAGAAATCAAAGCCGCCACAAGCATGCTGCTTAAAACAAATTTCATTGAACGTCCCGGTTAAGCTGTTTCCTAACATTATGAAAGGACGCTAAACGACAGGCAATACCCACTCCAGGGAACCGGACTGAGGGCGAATGTGGACGGTTTAAGCTACTTTATGTGTCCGAATTTGAGATTAGAATTTGCGAATAAGACCCACGACAATCCCGCGAATCTCAACCTGATCAGGAGAATACCACATGGATTTCATAGAGGAATTTGAAGGTCGCAATTCAACTTGTTTTTCCGAGTTGCCAGTATCAGGACGAGCCCTCACGTAAATACGCTTTACCGTAGCCTCGTTATCAACGGTAGCGACAACGATGTCGCCGTTGCCTGCAGATTTCTGTTCTTGAACCAAGATGACGTCTTCATCAAAGATGCCGTCCTCGATCATGGAATCGCCCTGCACCTTCAAAGCAAAAGACTTTGCAGGATTGCGAACCATAGAAGGTGGAACATCTACGAACTCGTCGTGTTTGAAATTTTCAATGGGTTGACCCGCTGCCACTTTGCCAAGAAGGGGAAGGGACAGGATCTCGTCACGTGCCTGGAGGAGCTTAGTGCGATGAGATCCCGTCGTCGTCGAGACTTTTGCTTGCAAGTGATCCTGAACAGCCGAGGCCGAGTGAAGCACTTGGATGGCTCTCTTCTGGTTAACAGGGTTTGTGATGTACCCCTTAGTCGTTAACTGTTTCAGATAATTCTGAACCGAATTGAACGATGCTAGACCGAAGTGATCCTTAATTTCTTGATATGACGGAGAAATACCTGAACTTAAGATGTGCGCCTCGATATACTCGAGAACAGATTTTTCTTTAGGTGTCAGTGGTGGGAGGGGCAATTTCTTTGTCATAACTTACATACGAACTTACAGTGTAAATAATATGTAAGTCAAAAAGAAAATGGTCTAGTTTTCGTTTTCTACGGCGCAGTATTAGGACAATAGCAAAGCCCTGGAGTTTTATGCACCAGGGCTTTGAACAACAACTTCAT is a window of Bdellovibrio sp. SKB1291214 DNA encoding:
- the lexA gene encoding transcriptional repressor LexA; its protein translation is MTKKLPLPPLTPKEKSVLEYIEAHILSSGISPSYQEIKDHFGLASFNSVQNYLKQLTTKGYITNPVNQKRAIQVLHSASAVQDHLQAKVSTTTGSHRTKLLQARDEILSLPLLGKVAAGQPIENFKHDEFVDVPPSMVRNPAKSFALKVQGDSMIEDGIFDEDVILVQEQKSAGNGDIVVATVDNEATVKRIYVRARPDTGNSEKQVELRPSNSSMKSMWYSPDQVEIRGIVVGLIRKF